In Nocardioides nitrophenolicus, the genomic window ACAAGGCCGGGTCCGGCGGCTCGGGCAGCAGCGAGTGCGTCATCGGCATGACCCAGATCAACCAGACCGCGGCCTTCTTCACCCAGATGAACGAGGGCGCCCAGGAGGCGGCGAAGAAGGCGGGCTGCGAGCTCACCATCGCCAACGCCAACAACGACCCGGCCAAGCAGAACTCCGACATCGAGAACTTCGTGACCCAGCAGGTCACCGGCCTGATCGTGGTCGCCATCGACGTCAACGGCGTGCTGCCGGCGGTCAAGGCCGCCAAGCAGGCCGGCGTCCGGGTGGTCGCCATCGACGCCGAGCTCGAGAAGGGCGCCGCGGACACCTTCGTGGGCGTCGACAACGACGCGGCCGGCGCCGAGGCCGGCACCTGGGTGGTCGACAACGGCCTGGCGAAGGGCACCTACGGCGTCGTCGACGCGCGCAACTCCTTCATCCAGAACCAGCGCGAGGACAGCTTCCGCAAGGTCATCGACGCGGCCGGCGCCACCCACGCGCAGAGCGTCAACGGCGACAACGTCCAGGAGAAGGCCGCCACCGCGGCGCAGAACCTGGTGACCGC contains:
- a CDS encoding substrate-binding domain-containing protein — translated: MARMNRTIVAATGAAALVLAGCSTGNDGDDKAGSGGSGSSECVIGMTQINQTAAFFTQMNEGAQEAAKKAGCELTIANANNDPAKQNSDIENFVTQQVTGLIVVAIDVNGVLPAVKAAKQAGVRVVAIDAELEKGAADTFVGVDNDAAGAEAGTWVVDNGLAKGTYGVVDARNSFIQNQREDSFRKVIDAAGATHAQSVNGDNVQEKAATAAQNLVTAEPGLDFVYTTGEPATVGAVAALDPAGKTKIIGWDLTAEVIAGIDSGLVTAVVQQDPRQEGVEAVNELEAVIGGADPKGFIDVPITIVTKDNVDDFRSIFE